A window from Pseudomonas campi encodes these proteins:
- the pilB gene encoding type IV-A pilus assembly ATPase PilB, with protein sequence MNDIPALTGLARQLVTAELLDERTAAQAHAQALRNKIPLVSYLVQNKLATSRAVAEIAAEQFGVPFCDLSAIDKESQPRDLVSEKLCRQHRVLPLYRRGNKLFVALSDPTNHQAVTDIQFSTGISTEALLVEDDKLGDALEKFFDAGNSGMEDLADVDLDGLDVEAVNDDKDDAGGGGGEAADDAPVVRFINKMLLDAIKGGSSDLHFEPYEKAYRVRFRTDGILHEVARPPIQLASRISARLKVMASLDISERRKPQDGRIKMKISKTKAIDFRVNTLPTLWGEKIVMRILDPSSAQMGIDALGYEEEQKELYLNALKQPQGMILVTGPTGSGKTVSLYTGINILNTVDINISTAEDPVEINLEGINQVNVNPKHGMDFSQALRAFLRQDPDVIMVGEVRDLETAEIAIKAAQTGHMVMSTLHTNSAAETLTRLRNMGVPAFNIATSVNLIIAQRLARKLCSSCKKEVEIPRETLVKEGFPEDKIGSFKIYAPVGCEHCKHGYKGRVGIYEVVKITPALQRLIMEEGNSIEIAKQAKNDGFNDLRTSGLFKAMQGITSLEEVNRVTKD encoded by the coding sequence ATGAACGATATCCCCGCCCTGACGGGCCTGGCTCGCCAACTGGTAACCGCCGAACTGCTGGACGAGCGCACAGCCGCCCAGGCCCACGCCCAGGCCTTGCGCAATAAGATCCCCCTAGTTTCTTACCTGGTGCAGAACAAACTCGCTACCAGCAGGGCCGTGGCAGAGATAGCAGCAGAACAATTCGGCGTTCCTTTCTGCGACCTCAGCGCCATCGATAAGGAAAGCCAGCCACGCGACCTGGTCAGCGAAAAACTGTGCCGCCAACACCGCGTGCTGCCGCTGTACCGTCGCGGCAACAAATTATTCGTTGCGCTATCCGATCCAACCAACCACCAGGCTGTCACCGACATCCAGTTCAGCACCGGCATCAGCACCGAGGCCCTGCTGGTTGAAGACGATAAGCTGGGCGATGCGCTGGAAAAATTCTTCGATGCCGGCAATAGCGGCATGGAAGACCTGGCCGATGTCGATCTCGACGGTCTGGATGTTGAAGCCGTCAATGACGACAAGGACGACGCTGGCGGTGGCGGTGGCGAGGCCGCAGACGATGCGCCAGTGGTGCGATTCATCAACAAAATGCTGCTGGATGCGATCAAAGGCGGCTCATCGGACTTGCACTTCGAGCCCTATGAAAAAGCCTATCGGGTGCGCTTTCGCACGGACGGTATCCTTCATGAAGTAGCCAGACCGCCGATTCAACTGGCTAGCCGCATCTCCGCCCGTCTCAAGGTAATGGCGTCTCTGGACATCTCCGAGCGACGCAAGCCGCAGGATGGCCGGATCAAGATGAAAATATCCAAGACCAAGGCCATCGACTTTCGCGTCAATACACTCCCCACGCTATGGGGAGAGAAAATCGTCATGCGGATTCTCGACCCCTCCAGCGCGCAGATGGGCATCGATGCCCTGGGTTATGAGGAGGAACAGAAGGAGCTGTATCTCAACGCACTGAAGCAACCACAAGGCATGATCCTGGTGACCGGCCCGACCGGTTCTGGCAAAACGGTGTCCCTGTATACCGGGATCAACATCCTCAACACCGTCGACATCAATATCTCCACCGCCGAAGACCCGGTGGAAATCAACCTGGAAGGCATCAACCAGGTCAACGTCAACCCCAAGCATGGCATGGACTTCTCCCAAGCCCTGCGCGCCTTCCTACGCCAGGACCCCGACGTAATCATGGTCGGCGAGGTGCGCGACCTGGAAACCGCCGAGATTGCCATCAAGGCCGCGCAAACTGGGCACATGGTGATGTCCACCCTGCACACCAACAGCGCCGCAGAAACCCTGACCCGCCTACGCAATATGGGCGTACCGGCCTTCAACATCGCCACCTCGGTCAACCTGATCATCGCCCAGCGCCTGGCGCGCAAGCTGTGCAGCAGCTGCAAGAAGGAAGTCGAGATTCCAAGGGAGACCCTAGTCAAGGAAGGCTTCCCCGAAGACAAGATCGGCAGCTTCAAGATTTATGCACCCGTCGGTTGCGAGCACTGCAAGCATGGCTACAAAGGCCGTGTGGGTATTTATGAAGTAGTTAAAATCACACCGGCCTTGCAACGGCTTATCATGGAGGAAGGCAACTCCATTGAAATCGCCAAGCAAGCGAAAAATGACGGTTTCAATGACCTGCGCACATCCGGGCTGTTCAAGGCGATGCAAGGCATCACCAGCCTGGAAGAAGTCAACCGCGTGACCAAGGACTAA
- a CDS encoding prepilin-type N-terminal cleavage/methylation domain-containing protein, whose translation MKSLKQQKGFTLIELMIVIAIIGILAAIAIPQFNEYRAKANDSTALADAKNNTTAIVSSLQ comes from the coding sequence ATGAAGTCTCTCAAGCAACAAAAAGGCTTTACCCTGATCGAGCTGATGATCGTAATCGCGATCATCGGTATTCTCGCCGCAATTGCTATTCCGCAGTTCAATGAATATCGTGCTAAGGCGAATGATTCAACTGCCTTGGCCGATGCTAAGAATAACACTACGGCTATCGTATCCTCGCTTCAATAA